The proteins below come from a single Pradoshia eiseniae genomic window:
- a CDS encoding cyclically-permuted mutarotase family protein, whose amino-acid sequence MKKVIFAVILIALVFAGQNGTNISASNKSGKAKSIKKITWEHSGELEAQKGFDKNIGTAGVLSGSYKDYIIVGGGANFPYETVLNGGVKKHYSDIYVLKKEKDKLSMVQHTNLDYEIGYGTSITTDKGVYYIGGSPEQEYANDIILLTVGKDKRLKVKKIGDLPFTISDGIAVEKNGKLYIGLGKQNGVGSNSLYEYDLKTNKTKKLASIPGESVRNQSVAQLLNGSLYVFSGGGSVAYTDGYKYDIAKNTWSKVSPVTNGEKEISLLGANSVKLNNEEMMVIGGFNKEIYDDATEKLNTLQGEELLAFRTKYFNADPYEFKWNKDILIYNAKKNTWKSIGKVPFDAPCGEGLVLMGNTIYSINGEIKPGVRTNAIYSGTMYYQ is encoded by the coding sequence GTGAAAAAGGTGATTTTTGCCGTAATTTTAATCGCGCTCGTGTTTGCAGGTCAAAATGGAACGAATATAAGTGCATCAAACAAATCAGGGAAAGCGAAATCCATAAAAAAAATTACTTGGGAGCATTCAGGTGAATTGGAAGCGCAAAAGGGATTTGACAAGAATATTGGAACAGCAGGTGTGCTATCTGGCTCTTATAAAGACTATATAATAGTTGGTGGGGGAGCGAATTTCCCTTATGAAACGGTACTAAATGGTGGTGTAAAGAAACATTATTCAGATATATATGTACTAAAGAAAGAGAAGGATAAGCTATCTATGGTTCAACATACTAATCTTGATTATGAGATCGGCTATGGAACCTCTATAACGACAGATAAAGGTGTCTATTATATTGGCGGAAGCCCTGAGCAGGAGTATGCAAATGATATTATTTTGCTAACTGTCGGTAAAGATAAAAGATTAAAAGTGAAGAAAATAGGTGATTTACCATTCACCATAAGTGATGGGATTGCGGTAGAGAAAAACGGCAAATTATATATTGGACTTGGTAAACAAAACGGAGTGGGCAGTAATAGTCTATATGAATATGATTTGAAAACAAACAAAACAAAAAAATTAGCTTCCATACCAGGGGAAAGTGTCCGGAATCAAAGTGTAGCTCAATTATTAAATGGAAGCTTATATGTATTTAGCGGTGGTGGTTCAGTTGCTTATACAGATGGATACAAATATGACATTGCAAAAAACACTTGGTCAAAAGTATCACCAGTAACGAACGGGGAGAAAGAAATTTCTTTGTTAGGAGCTAATTCAGTTAAATTAAATAACGAAGAAATGATGGTGATAGGAGGATTTAATAAAGAAATTTATGATGATGCAACAGAAAAATTAAATACCTTACAAGGAGAAGAATTATTAGCCTTTAGAACAAAATACTTTAATGCTGATCCTTATGAGTTTAAATGGAATAAAGATATTTTAATATACAATGCGAAAAAGAACACTTGGAAATCCATTGGAAAAGTCCCGTTCGATGCACCATGTGGTGAAGGTTTAGTTTTAATGGGTAATACGATTTATTCCATAAATGGAGAAATAAAACCTGGGGTAAGAACAAATGCCATATATTCGGGAACCATGTATTATCAATAA
- a CDS encoding glutamate-5-semialdehyde dehydrogenase, protein MSEVREKGRIAKEASFALLNVSAEEKNAALSLIAEKLLSEKDYLIQENARDLRAGQEAGLTESVLDRIMLNEKRIEDMSAAIKLLIEMKDPIGDVLETIKKENGLFIQKKTVPIGVIGMIYEARPNVTVDAATLALKTGNAVVLRGSSSAKYSNEALVKVIHEALSQSAITPESIQLIEDTSRETAKELFTLNEFLDVLIPRGGKKLIETVVKESTVPVLETGAGNCHLYVDQTANFEMACQIAINAKTQRPSVCNAIESILIENEWFSRHGHAFLQELHEHGVTIYGDDEICHAYEPAHCADKDDWGKEYLGLEVSIKIVSDVDEAIAHINQYGTKHSEAIISEDEENVRLFMNLVDAAAVYHNASTRFTDGFEFGYGAEIGISTQKLHARGPMGLKALTSNKFYVYGEGQIRG, encoded by the coding sequence ATGAGTGAGGTCAGGGAAAAAGGAAGAATCGCCAAAGAAGCCAGCTTTGCCTTATTGAATGTTTCAGCAGAAGAGAAGAATGCAGCCCTAAGCTTGATTGCAGAGAAACTGTTGTCTGAAAAAGATTATCTGATTCAGGAAAATGCCCGCGACCTTAGGGCTGGACAAGAAGCAGGTTTGACAGAATCAGTTCTGGACCGGATTATGCTAAATGAAAAACGGATTGAAGATATGTCTGCTGCGATTAAGCTTTTGATTGAAATGAAGGACCCGATTGGAGATGTTCTTGAAACCATCAAAAAAGAAAATGGTCTCTTCATTCAAAAGAAGACGGTGCCAATCGGCGTTATCGGAATGATTTATGAGGCAAGACCAAACGTGACGGTGGATGCGGCAACTCTCGCATTAAAGACCGGGAATGCCGTTGTGCTTCGCGGCAGTTCATCTGCCAAATATTCGAACGAAGCGCTCGTTAAGGTCATTCATGAAGCTTTGTCCCAATCAGCGATCACGCCTGAGAGCATACAGCTGATTGAAGATACAAGCAGGGAGACGGCGAAGGAGCTGTTCACACTCAATGAATTTCTGGATGTTCTTATCCCGCGCGGAGGCAAAAAACTGATTGAAACAGTCGTCAAGGAATCAACGGTACCAGTGTTAGAGACCGGTGCCGGCAATTGCCATTTGTATGTCGACCAAACCGCCAATTTTGAGATGGCCTGCCAAATAGCCATCAATGCGAAAACGCAAAGGCCTAGTGTTTGCAATGCGATTGAGTCCATTTTAATAGAGAACGAATGGTTTTCTCGTCATGGCCATGCCTTCCTGCAAGAGCTTCATGAGCATGGTGTGACGATTTATGGTGATGATGAAATATGCCATGCTTATGAGCCAGCTCATTGTGCGGATAAAGATGACTGGGGCAAGGAATACCTTGGTCTTGAGGTAAGTATAAAGATCGTTTCTGACGTGGATGAAGCGATTGCTCATATTAATCAATATGGAACGAAACACTCAGAGGCCATTATCAGTGAGGATGAGGAGAATGTTCGCCTATTCATGAATTTAGTGGACGCAGCAGCCGTGTACCATAATGCTTCTACAAGATTCACGGACGGATTTGAGTTTGGCTATGGCGCAGAAATCGGAATCAGCACACAAAAGCTGCATGCCCGTGGCCCTATGGGGCTGAAAGCCTTAACCTCCAATAAATTTTATGTTTATGGGGAAGGGCAAATCAGGGGGTAG
- a CDS encoding OsmC family protein has product MAEHYFHLKANWPGLRNDTGTIDAGQLKTQISIPKEMDGPGIGTNPDEMLLGAASTCYIITLAAMLERSKLEKEDLTLESVGVVDVTNGVFTYKKIIHRPTIQLKDSATEKEKNLVRKLAEKAEKSCMISRAIMGNVELELEVTIQ; this is encoded by the coding sequence ATGGCTGAACACTATTTTCACTTAAAAGCGAATTGGCCTGGATTACGGAATGATACAGGAACCATTGATGCCGGGCAATTGAAGACGCAAATATCGATACCGAAAGAAATGGATGGGCCTGGCATAGGGACAAATCCTGATGAGATGCTCTTAGGTGCCGCTTCAACCTGCTATATCATTACACTCGCAGCCATGCTGGAGCGAAGTAAACTTGAGAAAGAGGATCTTACCTTGGAGTCTGTAGGAGTAGTCGATGTTACAAACGGCGTTTTTACATATAAGAAAATCATCCATCGACCAACCATCCAATTAAAAGATTCTGCCACTGAGAAGGAAAAGAATCTCGTCAGGAAGCTGGCCGAGAAGGCAGAAAAATCCTGCATGATCAGCAGGGCAATCATGGGAAATGTGGAACTTGAACTAGAGGTTACCATCCAATAA
- a CDS encoding FtsX-like permease family protein, translating to MIRFIWNNWWRNKGRFLLLLAGALIVSTGLSYLVGVSQTNNGTIVKELQNRWKSSYHIVVRPPEARSVTEDLNLLEPNYQSGLSGGISLVQYKKIKEIQDIEIAAPIAMLGFISNSVQLEKLSFKEQGIYRLEITEKANSGADVETYSNSDYWSNGIWQPKSGLGTEYGVYPVYENFTIGHGSYVMLAGIDPEAEAALVGLDESIIENKNSRYFTNEDTPSFYDDGEFTQHQIPILLSNQEYTDSTMTYTLSKVDIPYPSDQQVSIMESIKDKGGKAYLDKQETTVVKLYEFTTKETHKKLLNAIMNPTSEAIYDSQNIIAFKSSDVEYEPVTSPFKEQWPYAYEVKPYIIPENLGLKEKIAYRSVNMFNEDSLKWPRVTLDVKGVYDPSKLKLSKDPLTELPMETYFPAKAKWVLDKNGNPVNPSSDMIPLDNPYGFLTKPPSMLTTIEAAAGILGEKPISSIRIKVHDVEKMDDASAELLKKVAKQIEDETGLITDITLGSSPQPALTYIPGTKTKDSLGWIEQPWIKLGSSVSIFQEAKIGLSGVIASVILVAIVYVFSSNLVMMYTRRKEFAVLLSIGWRPGQLSRLLFMEATLLGIFVSLTSWLILGYIYLTSEISPSLFRFILIGLFGLMIYWLGTIIPALLVRKIKPYETMKSGEVSSVGKRWIPSRSIWTMSLHYLVGKWKRSLLSIISISLPTALFIVFLFVTFRLKGVMYATWLGQYVAVEVSSLHYIAMGVALLISILTTTEIIWQNVSERQPEIAILKSVGWYNQSIYWLVILEGVFSGFFAGIIGIALAIFFVWELYGIFPAEQLVFFLLAIFIPILTGMLGAVFPASKAMKIQPYQGMSGTAEYSRKTEKQMKIALFGISALLFIGLIGLLANAIPEMKESNAVPVNTNQVMTTEGETTKKADITVNHTIPNEKSGDIPASLQSFYDEAWKTVQLGETIKNSPIQSFKRSEVSIKEIPANHMEYISITMDVKNEEDAEGGNLNIKPVGFKMVDGDGKEYMPIDIEIPKKKHWNGYQLAPGGHVQFKLTFEVPNSKKPMVLIYLSSYEVGPVLVEI from the coding sequence ATGATTCGATTCATCTGGAATAACTGGTGGCGAAATAAAGGAAGGTTTCTGCTTTTGCTGGCAGGCGCCCTCATTGTCAGCACAGGTCTTAGCTATTTAGTCGGTGTGTCCCAAACGAATAACGGCACGATTGTGAAAGAATTGCAAAATCGCTGGAAATCTTCCTACCATATCGTTGTTCGTCCTCCTGAAGCACGTAGTGTCACAGAGGATTTAAACCTTCTCGAGCCTAATTATCAAAGCGGATTATCAGGAGGGATTAGTCTTGTTCAATATAAAAAAATCAAAGAAATCCAGGATATTGAGATTGCTGCCCCTATCGCCATGCTTGGTTTTATTTCAAACTCTGTTCAATTGGAGAAATTATCATTCAAGGAACAGGGTATATACCGGTTAGAAATAACGGAAAAAGCCAACTCAGGTGCTGATGTAGAAACATATTCTAATTCGGATTATTGGTCAAACGGCATTTGGCAGCCTAAATCAGGTCTTGGAACAGAATATGGCGTCTACCCGGTTTATGAGAATTTTACCATTGGTCATGGTTCGTATGTGATGCTGGCCGGAATAGACCCTGAAGCTGAAGCTGCCTTAGTAGGGTTGGACGAATCTATCATCGAGAATAAGAACAGTCGGTATTTTACAAACGAAGATACCCCATCTTTCTATGATGATGGTGAATTTACTCAGCATCAAATCCCCATTCTTTTAAGCAATCAAGAATACACTGATTCGACCATGACTTATACATTATCTAAGGTAGACATTCCATATCCTTCTGATCAACAAGTCTCTATTATGGAATCGATTAAGGATAAAGGCGGGAAAGCATACTTAGATAAGCAAGAGACAACAGTAGTGAAGTTATATGAGTTTACCACGAAGGAAACCCACAAAAAATTACTTAATGCTATTATGAATCCGACATCCGAAGCCATATATGACAGTCAAAATATCATTGCCTTTAAATCTTCTGATGTAGAATATGAGCCTGTTACCAGCCCTTTTAAAGAGCAATGGCCTTATGCCTATGAGGTTAAGCCTTACATCATTCCTGAAAACCTCGGTCTTAAAGAAAAGATAGCGTACCGTTCCGTCAATATGTTCAATGAAGACTCTTTAAAATGGCCACGAGTTACACTGGATGTTAAAGGAGTTTACGACCCATCTAAATTGAAATTATCAAAGGATCCTTTGACTGAACTTCCAATGGAAACCTATTTTCCTGCAAAGGCCAAGTGGGTATTGGATAAGAACGGGAATCCGGTTAACCCTTCATCTGATATGATTCCGCTGGATAATCCCTATGGTTTTTTAACAAAACCGCCATCCATGCTGACAACAATTGAAGCTGCTGCTGGTATTCTTGGTGAAAAGCCGATTTCCTCCATTCGAATTAAGGTCCATGATGTTGAAAAGATGGATGATGCCAGTGCTGAACTTTTAAAAAAAGTAGCTAAGCAAATCGAAGACGAGACAGGATTAATAACAGATATCACGCTGGGTTCTTCTCCGCAACCGGCATTAACCTACATTCCGGGTACTAAAACTAAAGATTCCCTTGGCTGGATTGAGCAGCCCTGGATAAAGTTAGGTTCTTCTGTATCTATATTTCAGGAAGCTAAGATTGGATTAAGTGGGGTTATAGCCAGTGTAATCCTCGTAGCGATTGTGTATGTGTTTTCTTCCAATCTTGTCATGATGTATACGCGAAGAAAAGAATTTGCCGTCTTGTTGTCTATTGGTTGGCGCCCTGGTCAATTATCGAGACTTTTATTTATGGAAGCTACATTATTAGGTATCTTTGTTTCCCTAACCAGCTGGCTTATTCTTGGCTACATTTATCTCACCAGTGAAATCAGCCCATCTCTTTTCCGTTTTATTCTGATAGGTTTATTTGGTTTGATGATCTATTGGCTAGGAACGATTATTCCTGCATTATTGGTTAGGAAAATCAAACCTTATGAAACAATGAAATCAGGTGAAGTCTCCTCTGTTGGAAAGCGGTGGATTCCATCAAGGTCCATCTGGACCATGAGTTTACATTATCTGGTGGGTAAGTGGAAGAGAAGTCTTTTATCGATTATCTCGATATCGCTTCCGACAGCATTATTTATCGTCTTTTTATTCGTCACTTTCCGTTTAAAAGGAGTAATGTATGCTACATGGCTTGGACAATATGTAGCAGTGGAAGTGAGTTCCCTTCATTATATTGCGATGGGAGTCGCTTTACTGATTTCTATTCTAACAACTACTGAGATTATCTGGCAAAACGTCTCGGAAAGGCAGCCTGAAATTGCTATATTGAAATCAGTAGGCTGGTATAATCAATCGATTTACTGGCTAGTGATACTTGAGGGAGTTTTTAGTGGTTTTTTTGCCGGCATCATTGGAATAGCATTGGCTATTTTCTTCGTTTGGGAATTGTATGGAATCTTCCCAGCTGAACAGCTCGTTTTTTTTCTTTTGGCTATATTTATCCCTATTCTAACTGGGATGTTAGGGGCTGTCTTTCCTGCTTCAAAGGCGATGAAAATCCAACCATATCAAGGGATGAGTGGAACGGCTGAGTATTCCAGGAAGACAGAAAAACAAATGAAAATCGCTCTATTTGGAATAAGTGCTCTACTTTTTATCGGTCTTATTGGTCTGCTGGCAAATGCGATACCGGAAATGAAGGAATCAAATGCTGTGCCTGTAAATACTAATCAAGTGATGACGACAGAGGGGGAAACGACGAAAAAGGCAGATATAACTGTTAACCATACGATTCCTAACGAGAAAAGTGGCGATATCCCAGCATCCTTACAAAGCTTTTATGATGAAGCCTGGAAAACAGTCCAGCTTGGTGAAACAATAAAAAACTCTCCGATACAATCATTTAAACGAAGTGAAGTCTCTATTAAAGAGATTCCGGCAAATCATATGGAGTATATATCTATTACAATGGATGTGAAAAATGAAGAAGATGCAGAGGGAGGCAATTTGAATATTAAACCAGTTGGGTTTAAAATGGTTGATGGAGATGGGAAGGAATATATGCCAATTGATATTGAGATACCAAAGAAAAAGCATTGGAATGGTTATCAATTAGCTCCTGGAGGCCATGTTCAATTTAAACTTACCTTTGAAGTTCCAAATAGCAAAAAACCAATGGTCTTGATTTATCTTTCATCATATGAAGTAGGTCCTGTTTTAGTAGAAATATGA
- a CDS encoding peptidylprolyl isomerase has protein sequence MSNERNNEQNEQLDQAGQEKKAPKKKMSKKMIAGITSAVILVAAVAGGSYAYVKSQTVASVDGERITKEELYDTLVGVYGPSAVDNLVTKIVINKEADKRDVKVKTSEINAEVAVYEENYGGEEGLKSALKSSGLTLADLKEDIETNIKIEKLMAKDIKLTDDEVKAYYEENKQNFDTPESIEVSHILVEDKKTAQKVLDELKKGKDFADLAKEYSTDTATAEKGGELGFITHGEMVEEFEDAAFALKVGETSDIVKSSYGYHIIKATDYKEAKESTYEDSKEQAKEAALAEKISSEYSSWVEELKEKYDIKTNL, from the coding sequence ATGTCAAACGAACGAAACAATGAACAAAATGAACAGCTTGATCAAGCGGGTCAAGAGAAAAAAGCGCCCAAAAAGAAAATGAGCAAAAAGATGATTGCTGGCATCACCTCAGCCGTTATTTTGGTAGCTGCTGTAGCCGGTGGCTCATATGCATATGTTAAGTCACAAACAGTGGCGAGTGTAGATGGGGAACGGATTACGAAGGAAGAATTATACGATACATTGGTTGGAGTGTATGGTCCATCTGCTGTAGATAATTTGGTCACAAAAATCGTGATTAATAAAGAAGCGGACAAGCGTGACGTTAAAGTGAAAACAAGCGAAATTAACGCTGAAGTGGCAGTATACGAAGAAAATTACGGCGGCGAAGAAGGCCTGAAATCTGCCTTGAAATCAAGCGGGCTGACTTTAGCTGATTTGAAGGAAGACATTGAAACCAATATCAAGATAGAGAAATTAATGGCAAAAGATATTAAGTTAACGGATGATGAAGTAAAAGCCTATTATGAGGAAAACAAACAAAACTTTGATACACCAGAATCAATCGAAGTAAGCCATATCTTAGTGGAAGATAAAAAGACAGCGCAAAAAGTGCTAGACGAGCTGAAAAAAGGCAAGGATTTCGCAGACTTGGCTAAAGAATACTCCACTGACACAGCAACAGCAGAAAAAGGCGGCGAACTAGGATTCATCACTCATGGTGAAATGGTTGAAGAATTTGAAGATGCGGCCTTCGCCTTAAAAGTCGGAGAAACGAGCGATATTGTCAAATCCAGCTACGGATACCACATCATTAAAGCGACTGATTATAAAGAAGCGAAAGAATCCACTTATGAAGATTCTAAGGAACAAGCAAAAGAAGCGGCTTTAGCGGAGAAAATCTCTTCTGAATACAGCTCATGGGTTGAAGAATTAAAAGAAAAATACGATATTAAAACGAATCTGTAA
- the proB gene encoding glutamate 5-kinase gives MSKKRIVLKIGSSSLTNSKGEIDEQKFMDHIKAIAALRSFGHEIVLVSSGAVAAGFRALGYPGRPVTLKGKQAAAAVGQSLLIQNYMLKLGQYKITPAQILLTRADFSIKERYKNAYSTLEELLGRGIIPIINENDTVSVAELTFGDNDMLSALVSGLVHAEQLIILTDINGVYDSHPAKNKMAKRFDQIDEVTSPLLSIAEGSGTKIGTGGMLSKLLAARTANSLGVKVFIGSGHGENKLLNIMAGCGDGTYVGGENLSSLKNTKQWIAFHSAVTGRIFVDEGAEQALLNRGSSLLPAGIQKLSGSFEKGDVVEVHGKSGLLGKGEVLYPSYILERMIGKQSTELAYGTNMSMEIIHRDQWVTIPRERKIINE, from the coding sequence GTGTCAAAAAAGAGGATTGTCTTAAAAATAGGCAGCAGCTCGCTAACGAATTCTAAAGGCGAAATAGACGAACAAAAATTTATGGATCATATCAAGGCAATCGCAGCCTTGCGCAGCTTTGGCCACGAGATTGTTTTGGTTTCATCAGGTGCAGTGGCTGCCGGTTTCCGTGCGCTTGGATACCCCGGGAGACCGGTGACACTTAAAGGAAAGCAGGCTGCAGCGGCAGTGGGACAAAGCCTGCTGATACAAAACTATATGCTAAAGCTAGGGCAATATAAGATTACGCCTGCACAGATTCTCCTCACGAGGGCCGATTTCTCCATAAAGGAGCGGTACAAAAATGCCTATTCAACATTGGAGGAATTATTGGGCCGCGGCATCATTCCGATTATCAATGAAAATGATACGGTGTCCGTTGCAGAGTTGACGTTTGGAGATAATGATATGCTTTCTGCCTTGGTCAGTGGTTTGGTTCATGCCGAGCAATTAATCATTTTGACGGATATCAATGGAGTCTATGATTCTCACCCAGCGAAGAATAAGATGGCAAAGAGATTCGACCAAATTGATGAGGTGACTAGTCCATTATTATCCATTGCGGAAGGCTCAGGAACAAAAATCGGCACAGGCGGCATGCTTTCTAAGCTGTTGGCGGCAAGGACGGCCAATTCCCTCGGGGTTAAAGTGTTCATTGGTTCAGGACATGGCGAAAATAAATTGCTTAATATTATGGCAGGGTGCGGGGATGGAACTTATGTCGGCGGGGAGAATTTGAGTTCATTGAAAAACACGAAGCAGTGGATTGCCTTCCATTCAGCTGTCACAGGCAGAATTTTCGTTGATGAGGGAGCCGAGCAGGCTTTGCTTAATAGAGGAAGCAGTTTGCTGCCTGCAGGTATTCAGAAGCTATCTGGTTCCTTCGAAAAAGGAGATGTCGTAGAGGTTCATGGAAAATCAGGACTTCTTGGAAAGGGAGAGGTGCTATATCCCTCCTATATCCTGGAGAGAATGATTGGCAAGCAAAGCACAGAGCTTGCCTATGGCACAAATATGAGCATGGAAATCATCCATCGTGATCAATGGGTGACGATACCTAGAGAGAGGAAGATAATCAATGAGTGA